From Flexistipes sp.:
CGCCGAAGATATCGTCAAGATATTCAAGTCTGTTAATGTTAATATCCAGCACAGTCACCTTTGCCCCAAGCCCGTATGCCATTTTCACCGCATTGGTACCGACAACTCCGGCGCCCAAAACAGCGACTTTTCCTTTTTCAACTCCCGGTACTCCTCCCAAAAGCACACCTCTGCCGCCGAAAGGCTTTTCCAGGAATTTTGCTCCTTCCTGTATACTAAGCCTGCCTGCAATCTCGCTCATGGGTTTTAGCAGGGGAAGCTGTCCGTTTTCCATTTCAATTGTTTCATAGGCAACACCCTTAATCCCAGCTCTGAGCAGCTTCTGAGTAAGCTCCTCGTTGGAGGCAAGATGGAGAAACGTGAATAAAATCTGACCGCTGTGGAAAAGTTCGCACTCCTGCCTCAAAGGCTCCTTCACCTTGACAATCATTTCACATTCATCAAAAATCTTTCTTTTATCATCGATAATAAGTGCTCCAGCAGCTTTATATTCTTCATCGGTATAACCGGCATTTACCCCGGCTCGGGTTTCAATAAAAACGTCATGCCCGTGTCTGATATAAGCTTCAGCACAGGAAGGTGTAATTCCCACACGATACTCATGAGATTTAATTTCTTTCACACAACCGACTTTCATAAACGCCTCCTGACAACAATAAAATCTAATTAATCGGTTTTTTCAAAATTATCAATAATATTTTCAAAAGGAAAGATTTTGCAAAACAAGATTTCTGCCGCCCAGAAAACCCACCCAGGCAACCACAACAATCCAGTGAATAATAACAGCCGGCCATAATGAGCGGGAAAAAATATAGCTCAGACTGCAAAAAATACCCAATAAAAACACAACTGTTAAAAAGAACGGATTATAAAAAAGAGTTCTTGCACCGGGATTAAGCAGAAAAGCGTTAACAGGGTGCCATAATACAAATGCCAGCGAACTGAGTATTGTATACTTAATAACAGATGAACGGCCTTTTTTAGCCGTCTCAATCGGAATCAAAAAACCTCTGAAAAAAGACTCTTCCAGGAATGACGGGAAAACAAACAGAATCAGGAGATAAAAAGGGGAGAATATACTTTTCTCAAAAGCCCAGTGAAATATGCCTGCATAAAACCCTGTGAATGAAGCAAGTACTCCGAAAATCAATAGGAACAAAACATGCAGCAACGGCATTGCGATATTAAACTGTTTTAACCCCCTGAGATAGTTGTTTGTAATAAAATAATAAAATTTTTTGACCCAGAACATTCGCTAAATTAGCAGTCAGTTAAACAATTGTAAATCAATAGTTGCACAACAATGGAGGGCATACTGCATTATTTTCAATTCGAAAAATCTGAAAAAGCGTATTGTTAAAAGTTAGTTAAAAAATTTTGTTTGACTTTTTATCATTACTCTTTTAATTTGCATCAGATTCTTTGGTTATACTCAATGCATGCAGCGCTGTACGGTTTCTGTATAAAATTGTTTCCGGCCTAAAACAAAAATTTATCTTATGGTTAACTTATGTCGTATACGATACTCACTCTTTCAATAATTTTTCAGATATGTGCGGCCATCCTTGCTCTTCGTCTGATTAAAAAAACCGGCCGTTTCTACGCATGGATCTTCATAGCAGCCGCTCTGCTTCTCATGGTTTTTCGCAGATTAATACCTCTGTACCAATCCTTTTCCCCAAACGGCGAACCGATAGACCTGGCTGCTGAAACTGTGGCAATGCTTATCTCCCTTTCTTTACTAATAGGCGTACTGCTTATCGGCGGCATTTTCGATAAACTTAACAAACTTCGCCTTGAAACCGAAGAGGAACTTGAAAAACGCAAAAGAACAGAGAAAGAGCTGCTTGAAAGTGAAGAGCGTTACAGAGGTTTGTTCAACAGGGTTTCCGAAGGTATACTCGTATCAGAAAGCAGCAATATGAAAATCGTATTTGCGAATCCGGCTGTCTGTAATATGCTCGGCTATTCAAAAGAAGAATTGAGGGAAATGACGGTTCCGCAGCTGCACCCGGAAGAATATAAGGAGTACGTAATCTCCGATTTCCGGGATAAGGTAAAAGGAAACAACCCTGTCACTTTGAATATACCGTGTCTTCGCAAAGACGGCGGGATTGTTTACGTCGACATAAAAACAAGCAACTATAAATTTAAAGACAAAAATTATATTCTCGCATTATTTTCCAATGTTACAGAGCGAAGAAAAGCCGAGGAGGAGCAGCAGCGAATAGAAAATCTCGAAAAGCTCGGAAATATTGCAGCCGGTATAGCACATGACTTCAATAATCTGTTTACAGGAATTTACGGAAATATTGAAATTGCAAAGCTTGAACTCCCGAATAACCATCCAGCTTTATCAAGCCTTGAAAAAGCACAGAATACAATGGACAAAAGCAGAGAGCTTACATCAAAACTGCTGACGTTTGCCAAAGGCGGCGGGCCTGTTCCTGAAATCGTACCTCTGGGGGAGTTGGTACAGGAAACTGTATCTTCAATACTCACAGATTGTAAAAATATAAAAGCGACCTTCAGCTTCCCTGATAATTTTTGGCCAGTGAAAACGGACAGAGATCAGACTGCACAAGTGTTTGACAGTCTTACACATAACGCTGTTGAAGCTATGCCCGATGGGGGAAAAATAAAGATAAGTGCTGAAAATGTTACCCGGTCAGGCAGCAATAATGCAGAAACATACTTCGTCAAAATTATTTTCAGTGACGAAGGCAAGGGAATACCGCTGAACATAGTAGATAAAATATTCGACCCGTTTTTTACAACCAAGCAGATCGGCAAGGGGCTGGGACTTTCCGTTGTCCACAGTATTATAAACAAACACAATGGCCAAATCAAAGTGGACTCAAAACCGGGCAAGGGTACAACATTTACCATATTCCTGCCTGCTGCAAACAATTCAAAACCTGACAATGGAAGGACAACCACAAAAAAACTAAATATTTTGTTTATGGATGACGATGAAATGTTGCGAAAGCTTGCAGCAGAAATGCTCAAGTCTCTTGGTCACTCAGCTGTAACAGCAAAAGAAGGTAAAGAAGCTGTGAAAATATTCAAAGAATCCCTTCAAAAGGGCACCTATTTTGATATTTTAATAATGGATCTCAGCGTACAAAATGGAAAAGGTGCTAAAGATGTAATAGGAGAAATTCTGGAGATTGCACCGGATACAAGAGTTATATTAACCAGCGGCTATGCCTCTGATCCTGTTATAAACAATTATAGAGATTACGGATTTTATGAAACCCTTATTAAACCGTTTAATCTGGCACAATTGGAAGAAAAAATCTCAAAAGCAGCTGAAGTAAATGTTGGAGAATAAATCGTTCAACGTTGGGAACCAATTCCAATAACGAATAAGTAGAGATGCAGAAATTATTGCATATAGATAGAGATCCCTCGGCTTCGCTCGCCCTGTTAAATATCAGCTTCACTGATTGCCTGTGGCATTTAACGGGGCGAGGGATGACTTTTTGTCATCTCGACCGGAACGGAGTGGAGCGGAGAGATCTCTACTGTTATATTGCAAAGAGACCTCTCGGCTTCGCTCGAGGTGACAATTACATACATACTGTCTATCAGCGATAGCTAAATAGAATGTAAACATATTTACCAGTCTAAAAGACTGGTGCTAGCCATAGGCATCCTTGCGAAACCCTGTGAAACAGGGTTTCGCAAGGACACAGAGAAGTGCGAAACTTTAATTAAATACTTAATTTTTTGAAAAAAACATGCTTTTCCGATATCTTTTTCTCAGGCAACAATTGTCAGAATTTCACTGAAATTACCTGCATGATAATGAGGTTTGGCCTCCGCGTGAAATTTTCCATAACCCCAGTCAGCAAATACGGACTTTATACCTGCATTTTTGCCGGCTGTAATGTCTGTATAATTATCCCCGATTATAAACGTGGATTCACGGTTCAGGTTCCCGCCGTTATAAAGCTTTCCTATAAGATGAATCATCTCAGAATCGGGTTTGGGGTTATTTACTTTGCATGCGCCTATAATAAAATCGAAAAAATATTCTATCCCGGCAGCTTTTAAAATCCTTTCTCCAAACTCAGTGGGTGCATTGGTAGCCACTGACATTTTCGCGCCTGTTTTTTTCAGAATTGTCAGAGTTTCAACCACACCATCAAATGGAGCAACATTTTTAATGCACTGATCCCGGTAATGTTCTTCAAAAACTGCTCTGTCTTCCGGCAGATAAGAATCGGTGTCATACAGCCTTTTAGCCAGCTCTTCCCTTTTATGATTTATAATTTCAAGCACTTCATTTTGTGTAAGAGGAGGCATGTTTTTCAGACCTCTTACATAGTTTATGGAAGTCGTTATATCGTGCCTGGTATCAACCAGTGTTCCGTCCATATCAAAAATTAACAGTTTTTCAGTCATTTATACCCACTCTCACCTTTTCAGCATTTAAGATTCTTTTAACATCCGAAGGATCTGCCTTAACCAAAAGCCCTCTTTTGCCGCCGTTGATAAATATTTCATCGAGATTTAATATGGTTTCTTCCATAAAAACATTCAATCTCTTTTTTGTCCCGAAAGGTGAAGTTCCCCCTGTTAAATATCCGGTGTGTTTGGTTACCGTATCAGCAGAGCAGGGTTGAACAGATTTTACCTTTAAAATCCTCGCCATATTTTTCAGGGAAACCTCTTTGTCTCCATGCATCAATACAATAAAGGGTTTGTTACTTTCATCTTCCATAACAAGCGTTTTTATTACAACATGTTCACTCACACCCAATTCTCTAGCCGAAACCCTTGTCCCGCCTCTCTCCTCGTACTTGTAAAATCTCGGTTCAAAAGCAATACCGCATTGTTCCAGATATCTGATCGCAGGTGTTTTGGGGAGTTTTTGTTTTGCCATAACATGAAAATTATTACAAATAATCATGCAAGTCAAAGCTTTTCAAAAACAGAGATTAGTAATTACACAAGTTTCGCACTTGCACTTATTACACGTCTTTGCGAGGAGTGGTAACGACGAAGCAATCTCTCTTTTTTATCATTTTGAGATTGCCACAACCCTGTTTCACAGGGTTTCGCAAGGATGCCTATGGCTAGCACCAGTCTTTTAGACTGGTAAATATGTTTAACATTCTATATATTCGCTAAAAGCGAATGCTAGACACAGAGAAGTGCGAAACTTGAGTAATTAGTTGATTGGTATAATTATTATTGGTTTATCGGTTGAGTGGTAATAGGTATTCCTTAGCACTTAGCGCTTAAAACTTAATCCTAAGGAATACGCATCACGGCATCCCCAGAGCTTTTTTCACAGCAGCATCGGCATGGATAAGGGTGGTGTCATACAGAGGGATAGCGGTATCCTCCTGTCCGATAATCATCGGAATCTCGGTACATCCCAGAATTACTGCCTCTGCACCGTTTTCACTCAGTCTCTTGATAATTTCCAGAATTTTCCCCTCGGAGGTATAATTCATTATCCCCCGGCAGAGTTCCTCATATATTATTTTATGTACAGTTTTCCTCTCTTCTTCTCCGGGAATTACTATATCGATACCGAATTTTTCTCTGATTCTGTTTTTATAAAAATTCTGTTCCATTGTAAATTTTGTGCCCAGCAAACCGGCTTTTTTGACATTATTTCTGAGCAATTCCTCTGCCGTTGCATCGGCAATATGCAGAACGGGGATATCAATATTTTCTTCAATTTGATAAACAACATTGTGCATCGTATTTGTACATAAAAGCAGAAAATCGGCTCCGGCACACTGAACACCCTTTGCAGCTTCGGATAATAATTTACCGGCTTTATCCCACTGCCCGGTATTTTGAAATTCCTCGATCTCAGCAAAATCAACACTGTACAGCACAATTTTTGCAGAATGAAATCCGCCCAATTCTTTTTTGACACCCTCATTTATAGCTTTGTAATAAATCAATGTGGATTCCCAGCTCATACCGCCGAGCAGGCCGATTGTTTTCATGATTCACACCTTTTTGTTTTATTATACCAAACTTTTCTGATCTTTTTACACAAATTTTTATAGAAAAATCCGCTTATTCAATTAAACTTAGAATATGAATAGTGCTCTCATCACCCGGCTTAAAGATGACCGGATAATTTTCACCTGCGGGGTAAACTATGAAAACACTGTATTTCCACGGCTTTGATTCATCCAGAGAAAAATCAACAACATATAAAGCATTAAAAGAGATTCTTGGCAGTGTGGACTGCTATTCTATTGATTACACGAAAGAAAATGTGACAGAGTCGGAAAAAATTGAAAATATCAAACAGTACAACGTTCTTATAGGTAACAGCTTTGGTGGATTTCCGGCATTATATTTCGGACTGAAAGAAAGAATTCCCTTCATGCTGATAAATCCGGCTGTTAATCCAACAGAAGTCCTTTTGAAACATGGTATAAAAAGCGTGCTTTACAAGAATTCTGAGAAACAACTAAAACAGATGATTGATGAAGAACTTGAAAAAAATCGTGTGAAGAAAACAATCATTATTAGCAAAAATGATGATGTTGTGGACAATAGTATTATTCTGAACACCGGCCTTACAGAAATATCAACTTTTATTGAAACTGAATGGACACACAGGATTCCCAAAGACGGCATACCGATGATAGCAGAAGAACTGAAAAGATTAGCTGATTAGATTGATATCATATGTACATTGTAAACTTGAATAATCTCAAATTAACCTTGTTATATCCAGCATTGTGCATATCCTTAATTTAAATAAATCAAGTTTCGCACTTCGTTTTGTCTAGCATTCGCTTTTAGCGAATATATATGCCATAGGCATCCTTGCGAAACCCTGTGGAAACAGGGTTGTGGCAATCTCAAAACAAGAAAATAAAGAGATTGCTTCGTCGTTCTCACTCCCTGCCCTGTTAAATGCCACAGGCAATCAGCGAAGCTGATATTTAACAGGGTGAACAAAGACGTGAAAACAGTGTAAGTGCGAAACTTGAATAAATAATTATAAAGGAGGTTTTTATGAAAAGGATTATCGTTTCATTTATAATATTCTTATTAGCAGCTTTCAGTGCCCAGGCACAGGAGTCAGAAAACACACCCGTCTCTCTGAAAGGGGTGGATACAGCCGAAATTGTTTTTGATGTAAATGTGGGAAATCCGAAACTTCTCTCATTGAGATTAAAACTTATTGAAAAAACACTTTCCGACATTTCATCTCATACCAAATACAGAGCTGTGGTTGCTTTCCGAGGTGCAGCTTCGGATTTTATGACAAAAAATGACAATCATATCGAAAAAGATGAAAAACAAATAAAGAAAGATATTTACCTAAGGCTGAAAACACTGAAAAATGACTATAACGTTACATTGGAACAGTGTGCCGTAGCCATAGGACTTCGCGGCATTTCGCCGGAAGAAATTTATGACATTATCAATGTAGTGGAAAACGGTTATGTGTCTATAATCGGCTATCAGAATCAGGGATATGCTTTTGTGCCGATGGACTGAACAATTGAGAACTTCAAATAATGAGTAAGTAGAGAGATAGAGAAATGGTGAGATAGGTTCTATTTACGGGTAAATTAATAACAAATATACTAATACGAGATTTTTGAATAACTCTATTTGTCATGCTGAATTTATTTCAGCATCTCGTATTATCAATAAGGTATGAGACCCTGAAACAAGTTCAGGGTGACAATATCCCAAATATTCAAAAGTCTCAATACACAATTAAACAAATACTCAAAGATCTTCGGATTTAATTTTACTAAGCGCCTCCATGGCATCTTCTGCTTTCTGCACAGGGACAAAAATATGGTCGTGGTAGAATCCTGCCGTCATATTGGCCGGGATATTTTCCTCATAAAGCTTCGCCGATACTATTGCAGTCAAGCCGACGGCATCAAGACCGGAATGCACATTGAGAGTAATCTTTTTAAAAACGGTATCATATTTCAGGTTGTGTTTGTCAGCTTTGTTCTTTGAAATAACCAAAGAAATCCCCTCCTCCTCCAAGACGGCTGCCTCCGGTGATAAATATGAATATTCACTTAAGTCACTTCCACTTAAGGAGCAAAAAATAAATTCATTTTCACCCAAACTGGGATTCATGAAACGAAGCAGTTTTTCAAGGCTCTTTTCTCCCGGCACAATTCCCTCCTTTTATTAAAATATTTTTGAACTAAAGTTAACAATCATTATCATGTAAAAAACAAAAAATGACGAGGGAAAAATGAAATTACGTTTTTTGATTATTTTCATATTAGTTGTGGGTGCAATTATCTCTTATGCTCTTTATCCAGTAATTCAGGAAGCAAACAAGCCCATTAACAAATTCATAAGAGAGGCAAAATCCCAGGGTGGAGCTCCACTGGTTCAATTTGTAATCAACAGCAGCCAGGCAAGTAAAGCTGCAAGACAGATCAGCATTTTCAATCAGACTTCAGGAACAAAAATCGTTGGTAAATCTTTTATTGCAAATAACGCCAACATGGAGTTCGTACAAAAATTCCAGTCAAACGTTCCGGGATATGTTATCTTTAATGCAGATGACAACATAGCCTACAGGGGAAAAGGAATTGTGGATACAGAAACGCTTAAAAGGATTGTGCCGAGCATTCATCTGCACTAAATAAGCAAATACCGTTTCTTCATAGAAACCTCCTATTAAATTGAAAAACCCTGTTATCAGCAGGGTTTTTCAATTTTTTCAAATCTTCTGTTGCTTTTTTTTAAACTTTTTATAAAATTTGCTATTCTGAACATTTATGGTATAGTGGTAGCACTTTTGCCTGAATGAATAAAAAAATTAAATAATTAAACCTAAATCAGGAGGAAATATGCTTGAAACTGTAAAATGGGAAGCCATCCCAAGAGAAGATATGACAAAAGGTCAGCTTAAAGACAATAGGGAAAATGGGATGATTCCGGCTGTTGTCAGCAGCAGGGGAAAGGAAAGTACCTCTCTTTTTGTTAAACTTTCGGATTTGCAGAGAAGACCCTACGGAAACTTTATCGTCGATCTGGTTTTCCCGGATAAAAAGGAACCAATAAACTGCTTTTTGAAAAATATTCAGTTTTCACATGTGGGGTATAAAATTCTTCATGTGGATTTTCAGGAGCTTACCAAAGGGCAGGAAGTTGATATTGAAATTCCTCTAAGACTTACAGGAGAACCCGTTGGACTCGATAAGGGCGGCATAGTTAATCAGCTTATAGACAGCATAATGATCAGAACGCTGCCGAGACACCTTCCGGAAAAGTTTGAAATGGATATTTCGCATTTGGATGTAAACGATTCGATAGATATTACAGAGCTTGAACTGCCGGAAGAAATAACACTGCTTGATCCCACTGAAGGTACCGTGGCATCAATAATTGTACCGAAAGAAGAGCCTCTTGAGCCTGAAACTGAGGAAGAAGAAGAACTTGAAGAGGAAGAAGCTGAAACAGAGGAATCTTCCGAAGAAAAATAAAATTATTTTTTCATAAAGGGTGAAACGTAAAATGTTTCGCCCTTTTCTTCAAATGAGCGGACAGAATTTTCAGCTACAAGCTGTTTCACAACAATATCAAGATTATCCTGTTTCCCGAAAAGCTTATGCAAATCACCATAGCTGCAGGGGCGCATATTTATCAACCGCAAAAGTGTTTTCTTCAAATCAATTTCAGAACTGATATCCAGCGTTTTGACAAAATTCTCCACAGGCTCCACAACTATTCCAAGTTTCTTCAGGCGCAATGCAGCATTTAAAAGCTCCACATCATTAAGTTTAACAGCTTCTTTGTAGGCACCTGGGCGGAATGCCGTATTAAGCTGAACTTTATCATAATCACAGCACCTGATAATATCAGCAAGCAGCTTAAGATGTTCGTCAGAATCATTTATCCCTTTTAACAGCAAAACTTCTATGTAAAGTTTCCCCTCAAATTCCTTTGAAAAAAGAATAAGCGAATCGACTACCGCCTGAAGTGAAATGCTTTCAAACGGCCTGTTTATCTCTCTGAATGTATTTTCATCGGCTGCATCAAGGCTGGGAACAACAATGTCAAATTCATGCAGCGCTTCTCTTACTTCCGGCTCCGTTATGAGTGTGGAATTTGTAAGAACAGCCAAAGGGTGGTGGATAATTTTCTTGATTTCCAAAGCTATTTCTTTCAGATCAATATTCAGCGTAGGCTCTCCACTCGCTGTTATAGTAACCACATCCAGATTGTCCCGGAATTTTTCATACTCATTGCTGAATTCCTCAATCAATTCATCAACCGGGACAAAATGTCCTCTTTTAACAGTTCTTTTTGTCGTTTTACCCAACTCGCAGTACAGGCAATCCAGAGTACATATTTTTTTCTCTCCTATTACATCAACACCAAGAGATCGCCCCAGCCTTCTGGAAGGCACGGGGCCGAATATATAATTCATAATTTATAAACCTCTGACCGGTATAATATTCACAATACTGCCCTTTTCAAGACTCCCGACATTTTCATCCAACATTACAAGGCCGTTGACGTTAAAAAAACTCAGAAAATGCGACGTTTTCTGGGAGCCAGGGTCGTAAGCAACAGGCCCGCCGTCTTCAATTTTTACAATCGCCCTGTTAAAATACAGTGCATTAATTCTTGAGCGCATAGAAGTGCCCAGCTTTCCTTTAATAATATTATTCTCAAAATTTTTTATGCCACAGCTTTTACGGACAAAAGGCAAAAGGTACAAAATCAGATTAGTGGCAAATGCAGCCGGGTACCCCGGCATCCCGAATATTGTACAATTTTCATTCCTTGCGACCATCAGGGGACTTCCCGGTTTTACAGCCGTTTTATTAATGATAATCTCATAATCGTATTCATGTAATATTTTCTTTACAAAGTCGTACTTGCCCATGGATACGCCGCCGGAGCTCACCAGGATATCATACTCATCTGATCTTTCCAGAACCTCTGCAATGTCTTCCTCGTCATCATTAAAACGTCCGAGATAATGTATATCGGCAGGTAAATGACTTAGCAGGGAATGTAATATATATCTGTTTGTATTAAACACATGACCTCTTTTGTAATCATCCCCCGGCTCAAGTATTTCGTCACCTGTTACAAAAACACCAATTTTGGGCTTTTTATATACTTTTACCTCTTTTTTGCCGGAATAACAGAGAACAGGGAAAGCAAGCTTATCCAGCAATTTGCCGCACTCGGCAAAAAGAGTATTTTCCGAAAACTCTTCACCTGCCAGATTTATATTAACCCCTTTTTCAGGCTTTCGATTCAGCAAAATGTGATCATTTTCTTCCACCACGTCCTCCACCCGTACAACCGCATCAGCATTATCAGGGACAATTCCTCCGGTCATTACAAAAATGCATTCACCAGCCTGAATATCTGCGTTTCTTAAATCCCCCGGTACTGACTCGCCTTTAATCGTATATTCCATTTTATCCCAGATAACGATTGCATAACCATCGACAGCACTTTTTCTACAGTCCGGAAATGGGAAATCCGTATATAAATCCTCAGCCAGAACCCTGTTAAAAGCTTCATTGACAGCTACCCGCTCAGCTTTAAAATTCAGGGAAATATTGCTTAATATTTTAAGGGCCTCTTCATACTTGTTCATTTTCTCACTCCGCTTCTGCATTATATACTTTCCTTGAGAAAACCATCTTTAAAACTAACACACAGAGGAATGCAAACACAACCACCAAAACACTTGCTGCCAGACCTTTCTGGAAATTACCTTCAGTCATGTTCAGATAAATATTTATAGGGATATTCGCCGTCATACCTGCAATTCCTCCACCAACCATAAGGGTGGCTCCGAATTCACCGAGGCTCCTCAACCAGCTGAGTATTAATCCGCCCATTATTCCGTTAAAAGCGAGTTTAAACGTAGTATCGTAAAAAGATCTGAAGCGGGATGCCCCCAGAGTCATTGCAATTCTTTCATACACAGGGGGTACCATTTCAAAAGCACTTTTGGAAGCTTTAACGGTAAAGGGAAAGGAGATAAAAAACTGAGCAGTCACAGCCCCTGTAAATGTAAAAACAATCTCAATCACCCTTGAAACAGCAGATATGTTAAAAAATGTTAAAAGTAAAACACCAACTATCAGCGGAGGGATAATCAAAGGTATGTCAAAAAGGCTGTCCCATATTCTGCTTAGCATACTTTTTTTCCTGGCCAGGTAATAGCCTGAAGGTATTCCCAGAACAGCTGAGAAAAAAGTGGCTGTCAGTGAACTTTTCAAACCGAAAACAACAGCTTCTGTAAAATTATCATCTTTTAAAAGGGATATTATGCTCCTCATATCCGTCAGCAGAAAACCGGCTGAAATTATCAGTAAAATAAAAAGCGCCAGTATTAAAACGAAAACGCCGGAAATTGTTGTCAATTTCATTAATCTGCTCTCTTCATTACTACATTATAACCGTATTCCTCAAATATATGTGAATTGCTTCTTACATATTCCAGGAATGATTTGGCAAGCTCCTTATTTTTGCTGTATTTCACCAAAGAAATATAAGCTGTTACTCCGGTATTGTACTCATCGGGAATTTCAACATAATCCAGCTTGTTTAGCTTTGCGCCGGAATCAAACATAAGACCGGCATCAACAGTGCCGCTTAATACATAATTAGTGGTTTGCGATACATTGGTGGGATTAATTATTGTATTGTCTTTAATCTTTTTGGCAATGTGTTTTGGCATCTTGGGTTTTATTTTCATCTGGTAAGTTTTGCCTATAGCCATAGTATTCGGATTTCCCAGGGCAATCTTTATCCCCGGCTTAAGCAAAGCCTCAAAACTTGCAATCCTGGTTTCAGCTCTTTTTGAAATACCAAAGACAGGTGTTTGGACAAGCAGTTTCTCCCCATTAAGAACCACATTATCAGAAGCCGCTTTTCTATAATATTTTTCGTTAGCAGATGTATAGATATCACCTTTTTTTGATAAAATAATTTTATTCAGAATCTGCCCGGAGCCGCCGAGGATCAATACAACCTCATCCTCGTGTGTTTTGTTGTACTGCTTAACAATAGCTTTTCCCGGCTTGGTCATTGAGGCTGCAAGATACCAGTAAATTTTTTCTGCGTACGCATTAAATGCAAAAAGACACACAACAAGACTTAATAAAAACTTCATACAAACCTCCTTTTATCTGTCAGTTGTTAAAATTATACTCTGCTGTTTCAGGGAAACACTGATTTTTTTGTCGATACAGAGATCCATTTTTTCACAGGCGTGTACCGGTACAACTGAGTGTATAGTCAACCCGTTGTCAGATATAATTCTGATAAAATAATCTTTGCCTGCATTTTTCATACTGTTTATACGGCCGGTTACTATATTTTCTTTGAGACTGGACTTTATATCGTGATCCGGTCTTATAATCATAACATTTTCCGGTCTGATGCAAATATGAGTGGCGTCTTTCTTTTTGCTTTCCTTATCCAGCGTAAACTCATATCCATTGTCGCACAAAACACGGCCACCGGATACCTGATAGGCATTCCATACATTTTTAAACCCCATAAGACGGGCGGATTCAGTATATGCAGGATTGCTGTACAA
This genomic window contains:
- a CDS encoding DsrE family protein; the protein is MKRIIVSFIIFLLAAFSAQAQESENTPVSLKGVDTAEIVFDVNVGNPKLLSLRLKLIEKTLSDISSHTKYRAVVAFRGAASDFMTKNDNHIEKDEKQIKKDIYLRLKTLKNDYNVTLEQCAVAIGLRGISPEEIYDIINVVENGYVSIIGYQNQGYAFVPMD
- a CDS encoding aspartate/glutamate racemase family protein; amino-acid sequence: MKTIGLLGGMSWESTLIYYKAINEGVKKELGGFHSAKIVLYSVDFAEIEEFQNTGQWDKAGKLLSEAAKGVQCAGADFLLLCTNTMHNVVYQIEENIDIPVLHIADATAEELLRNNVKKAGLLGTKFTMEQNFYKNRIREKFGIDIVIPGEEERKTVHKIIYEELCRGIMNYTSEGKILEIIKRLSENGAEAVILGCTEIPMIIGQEDTAIPLYDTTLIHADAAVKKALGMP
- a CDS encoding hybrid sensor histidine kinase/response regulator, with amino-acid sequence MSYTILTLSIIFQICAAILALRLIKKTGRFYAWIFIAAALLLMVFRRLIPLYQSFSPNGEPIDLAAETVAMLISLSLLIGVLLIGGIFDKLNKLRLETEEELEKRKRTEKELLESEERYRGLFNRVSEGILVSESSNMKIVFANPAVCNMLGYSKEELREMTVPQLHPEEYKEYVISDFRDKVKGNNPVTLNIPCLRKDGGIVYVDIKTSNYKFKDKNYILALFSNVTERRKAEEEQQRIENLEKLGNIAAGIAHDFNNLFTGIYGNIEIAKLELPNNHPALSSLEKAQNTMDKSRELTSKLLTFAKGGGPVPEIVPLGELVQETVSSILTDCKNIKATFSFPDNFWPVKTDRDQTAQVFDSLTHNAVEAMPDGGKIKISAENVTRSGSNNAETYFVKIIFSDEGKGIPLNIVDKIFDPFFTTKQIGKGLGLSVVHSIINKHNGQIKVDSKPGKGTTFTIFLPAANNSKPDNGRTTTKKLNILFMDDDEMLRKLAAEMLKSLGHSAVTAKEGKEAVKIFKESLQKGTYFDILIMDLSVQNGKGAKDVIGEILEIAPDTRVILTSGYASDPVINNYRDYGFYETLIKPFNLAQLEEKISKAAEVNVGE
- the ybaK gene encoding Cys-tRNA(Pro) deacylase, which encodes MAKQKLPKTPAIRYLEQCGIAFEPRFYKYEERGGTRVSARELGVSEHVVIKTLVMEDESNKPFIVLMHGDKEVSLKNMARILKVKSVQPCSADTVTKHTGYLTGGTSPFGTKKRLNVFMEETILNLDEIFINGGKRGLLVKADPSDVKRILNAEKVRVGIND
- a CDS encoding CPBP family glutamic-type intramembrane protease gives rise to the protein MFWVKKFYYFITNNYLRGLKQFNIAMPLLHVLFLLIFGVLASFTGFYAGIFHWAFEKSIFSPFYLLILFVFPSFLEESFFRGFLIPIETAKKGRSSVIKYTILSSLAFVLWHPVNAFLLNPGARTLFYNPFFLTVVFLLGIFCSLSYIFSRSLWPAVIIHWIVVVAWVGFLGGRNLVLQNLSF
- a CDS encoding HAD family hydrolase, with the protein product MTEKLLIFDMDGTLVDTRHDITTSINYVRGLKNMPPLTQNEVLEIINHKREELAKRLYDTDSYLPEDRAVFEEHYRDQCIKNVAPFDGVVETLTILKKTGAKMSVATNAPTEFGERILKAAGIEYFFDFIIGACKVNNPKPDSEMIHLIGKLYNGGNLNRESTFIIGDNYTDITAGKNAGIKSVFADWGYGKFHAEAKPHYHAGNFSEILTIVA
- a CDS encoding YqiA/YcfP family alpha/beta fold hydrolase; amino-acid sequence: MKTLYFHGFDSSREKSTTYKALKEILGSVDCYSIDYTKENVTESEKIENIKQYNVLIGNSFGGFPALYFGLKERIPFMLINPAVNPTEVLLKHGIKSVLYKNSEKQLKQMIDEELEKNRVKKTIIISKNDDVVDNSIILNTGLTEISTFIETEWTHRIPKDGIPMIAEELKRLAD
- the ald gene encoding alanine dehydrogenase, with product MKVGCVKEIKSHEYRVGITPSCAEAYIRHGHDVFIETRAGVNAGYTDEEYKAAGALIIDDKRKIFDECEMIVKVKEPLRQECELFHSGQILFTFLHLASNEELTQKLLRAGIKGVAYETIEMENGQLPLLKPMSEIAGRLSIQEGAKFLEKPFGGRGVLLGGVPGVEKGKVAVLGAGVVGTNAVKMAYGLGAKVTVLDININRLEYLDDIFGGRIETLYSSRANIEKILAESDLLIGAVLIHGAKAPHLIKRDDLKNMKNGAVIVDVAVDQGGCVETSKPTTHDNPVFVIDDVVHYCVANMPGAVARTATQALTGVTLKYGLEIADKGLEKAARENNEIAAGINLYESKLTYRAVADDLGLEYTDLRKII